Part of the Vigna angularis cultivar LongXiaoDou No.4 chromosome 1, ASM1680809v1, whole genome shotgun sequence genome, ATGCACGGttacctttttctttcaataaatgTTAGTAGTCAATTAtctatcttttctttttgaGAAACGGTTAGTCATACAcgattactttttcttttaaaaaatattagtttactTTTTCTCTCCAAAACTGTTAGTCGTATAGGTTACCTTTTCTTTAAAAGCAAACCTTACCTTCTCTTTTCGAAATCGTCGATCACTACACCAACGACAAACCTTTTTTGGGTTCGTGTGCTGgtatcactacaagaaattgaattattacCGAAGGGTTTTTATGGACGGCCTCTTGGCCTTCGGTAAAAGTGCGTTACCGACGGTCAGATAGATGATTACCGAAGGCCATGGTGAAATAGCATTACGGACAACAAAGAAGAGTTTAGCGAGGGGGTGTGGCCTTCGGTAAGAGGCTCGATTGGGgctaaaaaaagaaattgtttgcATCCCTTTAGAGCATTGTGTCGCGCGACTGCCATGCCTATAGTTAGGGTTTCTGCCTCCTTACACCTTTTTCGCCATTTTTGTCTGATTAAACCTCCTCTCACCGTTTAATCTTCACTTCCCACCGATTAAACACTATTTCTCACTGATTAATCGGTACATTTAAGGTTTCCTCCACCAATTAGGGTTTTTCCCTTGGCGCCTTGGGTTTTCTGTTTCTCTACTTCTTTCCCCTGCGAATCAACCTTAAGGATGCCTCGAGGAGTCCAAATCGCTCAAGTTCCGTCTTCTCCTCGGAGCGCCATGCTATTTCAGAGCCTAGGTTAAGGCGCATCTTCAGGAGATAAGTCTTTCGAgtctttgtttttggttttgtgTTTCTGTTTATGTCATCTTCATTTCGTTTTGTCTTTATTTGCtttgtttttgtcttgttttgattttatgCGTTTAGTTTCGTTTAGCTTCCACGTTGTTCTTTATTCGTTTGTACTGTCTTATGGTTTAATCCTCTGTTTTGTGCATTGTCTTGAGTGTTATGGTTAATGTTGCTCATGAACTGTTTGATTAAAGGTTTGAATGAGATTCAATCTGTttgtttgttcttgaatctGCATTTCTGTGTTAGGTCTCCAAGTTTGAATGTTCTGTTGCTTGAGTCattgtaattttcattttattcggtgCAATGCTCTGATTGAGTCTTTTAATATTGGAAATCATATTTTGTCATGTCTCAGTCatgttgtttgtttcatttgtcATTTAATCTCAGTTTTCATCAATTAAACTAAGTGATTGAGGCTAAAAATGCAACTCAAATATGAACTTGTCCTTACCTATTTGTTGTACGAACAAATTCACTTCACACAAAATCCTTACTCTTAAATACACATAATTCACATATATATCTAATAATTGCTGTTGTCTTTCAAAGTGATTTTCATAATCTATACTATTAGCCTCTAATGTAAAGTTTCACTTTACAGATTTCAAGATGACCCTGAATTGGTAAAATTGCCGACTGCAAATAGTGGCAAGGGAATCAGGAACAATGGAACACGATTAGCTGAGATAAGGGGTAAAAAGGGTCTAACGGAAACAAGGAAGTTCTTGAAGGCTAGAGTATTGTCGAGAGTATTCTCAGAGGATTACGAGAGAGTTAGAAAAAAAACACTATTAGATCCCCGGGGACAAACCATTCACCGATGGAACAAAATTTTCTTGGTAGTATGTCTAGTTTCTTTGTTTGTGGACCCTCTGTTCTTTTATTTGCCATTAGTTCGAGATGAAGTGTGCATTGATATTGGAACAGCACTTGAAGTTTTCCTCATAATGATAAGATCAATGGCAGATGTGTTTTACATGATTCAGATTCTCATGAAGTTTCGAACAGCTTATGTTGCTCCTTCTTCTCGGGTATTTGGGAGGGGAGAACTTGTCATAGGCACTACCAAGATAGCTACTAGGTACCTGAGAAAGGGTTTTGGTCTAGACTTCATTGCTGCATTGCCTCTTCCTCAGGTAAATTACTATACTTTTTCCTTTATCTTGATGAAAGCTAAGGTGTTTCTTTGACTTGATAGGTAAAATTGATGTTGTTATGTTTGCCACAGGTGTTAATTTGGATTGTGATCCCCAATCTCGGAGGTTCAACCATGGCAAACACAAAGAATGTGCTTCGCTTTATCATCATTTTCCAATATTTACCAAGgttgtttctgatttttccACTTTCATCCCAAATTGTAAAAGCTACGGGAGTTGTGACAGAAACAGCATGGGCAGGGGTTGTTTACAACTTGGTTCTGTACATGTTGGCTAGCCATGTGAGTATATTGAAACTTGCATTTCCTTGATTGTTGCTCAAGCAAATTCACCTTACCACTCCCACTGTATATGTGCCAgccttttcctttttattctttacaattttcttaacatttttgttGAGGAAAATCTAGTTTTACATTTACAAGATTATGACATCAATGATatcaataaagaaaatttaGCATACTTTActaatattcattttgttttggttgaagGTTTTAGGAGCTAGCTGGTACCTTCTATCAATTGAAAGACAAGAAGCCTGCTGGAGGAGTGTCTGTGATATGGAGCAATCTTGCCAATAATGCCGCAACATAGGACCACAATCTGCTTTGTATCATCCAAAATCATTGTTAATTACTTGGAGGGTATATGACCAGTTTGTGCTTCATACGTTTTGCTCAGAATTCTCATATGTTTCATTCTTAGAACTCTGTTGATAGAAATCTTCAATCCCAGTTCATGGTTCTAGATTgagtttatactttttttttcagctcttcggtaattaccgaaggcttttgcccttcgataattaccaaGGGGCAAAGGCcgtcggtaaatgttagcgacaaggaaTTTATCGACGGTcatttggccgtcgataagccgtcgGTAAAAGGTCACTATCGACGGCTTATGGTGGTTTCCGAGGGAttgtggccttcggtaatgtccttcttttttgtagtgtatattttattttcattgttaaCCGGGATTATCTTCTCCCGCTAGTAGTTGTTATTTCTATTTCCATTTCAATCTGTTTCCTTTGAGCTTcttatacactttttttttttgctggaTTCGTGTTTCTTGGTGAAATTTGTTGGTTAAATTTATTGGTTGTAAggctttttcattttcattattttgttgCTTAAAGAGAATACCATTTCAGAATGCAAAAACTATAACCAAGAAAGTGgctatcattttttttagttaggAGTTGTAACTCTTTAGGAATTGTGCCTTCACTTGGATTCATTTATGATAGTTGAATAATACACCTCATTTGGAGTCCTTACCATTCATGATAGTACGGGCCTTTATGCGAGATAGATTATAaatttttctacattattattattattattattaattttcaaaataaagtaCATAGTACAAAACTGCAAACAACATTTCTGATATGCTTAATGcccattttctattattttgttacattattatttttttcatcctaATATAGTACTAAACTACTATGACAGTTGTTTGGGACAAAGGACTCAGGAAATGGGAAAAAATCATTGTCTTTGTTGGTCGATGTCCGGACCAGAACTGTATCAATCATAAATAAATTGCAAACATTCAATTATTGGATATCCTAGAGATGTGTACTGTGTATTTGAGAGTGAAGATGAGGCCAAGGCTGCTATGCTTAATGTCCATATTTTGCGTAGTATGGATATCTTAATTGAATGATTCAGTTATTgttctaatttcatttttattattaatttgactTTGTTAAGCATGATGGTTATTGGATCTATCAAAGATGAGGTTCATTAAGAAGATACAACAGCTATGAAATCTAAGAACCATATGAGAAATTAACATTATCTTCTAACCAAAACCTTAAGATAATGGATTAATGATCTTTAACTTTATATAGAACTTTACTTTCTCATTTGgcagttgctccctccaccaccaccgaatactccctacaccaccccatACCAATTTTGCCCTTctctaaaacggatgtcaacatccgtttcacctttaacggatgttgacatccgtccgttcacatattttatatattaatttattatttttattaaaaaaaaaaaaatcttcaacggatgtggcgacatccgttaacggattgccacatccgttttaataaaacttttaaaactattttgattattatttaaataataatatataaattaaattaataattattattttattaaataaaataaaattaattcataaataattaagtaataattttaaattaattaaataatatttatatattaatttaaaatataataaattaaaaactaaaaatttaaaaagaaaaaacttcatagatctgttttaataaatttttaaaaactattttattatttaaataataataatacataaattaaattaataattattattttattaaataaaataaaataaatttataattaattaaataataattttaaaaaaattaaataatatttacatatcaatttaaaatataataaaataaaaaactaaaaactttaaaaagaaaaaaactttacGGATATCACCACATTCGTatctgttttaataaatttttaaaaagtattttaattattatttaaaataataatacataaattaaattaattataattattttattaaataaagtaaaattaatttataaataattaagtaataattttaaaaaaaattaaataatatttatatattaatttaaaaacttaaaaaaactaaaaacttagaaaaaaaaaaactaaacggatgtggcacatccgttgaagaattttttcttcaacggaggTCGACATCCGTTCAAGAAAAGGAggaggtgtaggatattttaaaatataaaggatagttttggaatttaaaaaaattgtggtGGTACAGGAAGCAATGTGTGGTGGTGTAAGGAGTAACCCTCTTCTCATTTTTAATGATAGATATAATTGAAATCCTAATAACGGTCacatcacaaaaaaaaacaaatatagaatCTGGAAAGGTAAATATAGTATGGTGTTGTCTCTTAATTTTGATTCTAATAGGctaacaatataatattttttttgccttcatatcttttgttttgtttgtcgAATCAGTCTTAGCATTGTGGCAAGGTATGTGCGTTGAATCACGGGTTATCGAAAAAACAACAGCATAAACTGAAAAGTACCCGTTTAGCTTGATGCTAACTGGGAAGtcgataaaaatatttgtatcaacaatttattgttgttggaaaagttcaaaattaaatttttgctTCAACTCTTTGTCCGCAAAGTAAGTTTTATTCAATCACTGCAACATCCAGAGGAATTTCTTTGTCTTTGACATCTTGGATGAGCATAAATACTCAAAGATCCATacattcaaaacaacaacacatCCATTTAAATCAATTTTGGCAGGGGAGTGAGTGAGTTTTTTATGCATAATTTCAAGGAAGAAACCAATTTTTCATGGATAGTTTTTGCCTAGTTAAAATTTCCTAAATAATTAAGATCATCTAGATATTTTAAGGGGTAGGGGAGTGAGTGAGTTATTTTAATGGAGttgaaacaaaaatttaatgaatttaaactttttcaataacaataaattaattatatgaatatttttatcgTCTTCCCCATCATCAATTTCCTAAATGATTAAGATCATATAGATATTTTAAGATGTTGTTGCTTTTTTGATAATCATGATTCAATACACATACCTTGCTCTACAAGACATGTTTTATCCAAACCAAACCAGACCCTACAAATAAGACAAAAGATATGAAgacatgaaaatatattattgttagtTTATTAGAGTCCGAAGCAAGAGAGAACACCATACTATGCAAAAAATGGGCATTAAGCATAGCAGCCTTGGCTTCATCTTCACTCTCAAATGCACAATGCATAGCTTTTGGATATCCAATAATTGAAGGTTTTGCAGTTTATCCATGATTGATACAAGCTCGGATATAGACTAACAAAGACACAGTAAATTTTACCCATTTCTTTGGGCCTTCTGTCCCAAACAACTGTTACATTGTTCCCCTTTGACCATGAGCTGGAAATAAGTGTTGTCTTTGAGGCATTTGGTTCAAAGACTGATTTTGATGGAGAGATAGATCTATCAAGTATCGAAAGCAAAATTGGAGCATTAGAATTGGTACCTTCTGAtgatttttagtgttttttattattcttttttcatatttaacttTGCTATCCTTGGTTGATTTGCTCTTTGTGAACTGCAGCCTGTTGAAGAGGTGGTCCAGCAACAACACTGGGGAAGAGGTGCAGccgttttttttaaaaaaaattaaccttatTTCTTTAGGTTTTTGTTGTTGAGCAACAGCAGCGCCTAACAATCAGCaggaacaacaacaacactcgaTACGTCGAAGTCGGAGGAAAATCCATCTACCGCACCGTTATAGGTAATTAATACTACCCCAGAAATTGACTAGGTTGTTGTCTTGTGTTCTTTTAACAGCATAATGCAAATGTAAAACATTTCAAGACAAGTGACAAAAGAGTTTGTGTATAATCCCTTAAAAAGTATTGTCtaattttaacaacttttaaaATGATTCAATACAAACTCAACAAACTTCAATAATCTCATTGTATGAACCATTAGATCTGCAgtagaaaaaacagaaaatatcttgGGCCTGTTTTATTTTGCTAAGACACAAGGAAGGGAGAGATTGCCACTGTTGTAActcacaaaatataattaaacataaaccTTATTTGATATTTACACGTGTGATAAAAACATACTATATAGCACCAGAAGAGATTTCAGTTTCATTCAATTCAATCATTGAGCCCAATCGAAATCAAACAAATGAAATTTAGATCACTCTAATTCCAATATTTCTATGCAACAGTAATGAAGTCTAACGAATTTTTTAGATTAACTATATCCATATGGGATGATAAAAAAAGAGGGAAGAATTGAAATCGGGTTAATACATCTCATATTGCTGATTAATATTATGGATATGTATTGTTTTATCGGTTTGCTTCCAGGGTCTTTACGTAGTGTCCAGTATGAAATACACTGATCGGAGTTAGCAGGGATTAATGGGTCAGATGGCTTTACGCTTTATAAATATAcgatattaattattgattattgggtttgattccCTAAATATATACCgcactaatggttaatcaatggacttGGCTGCCACAAAccctataaatatacaattgatCTCCAAGTACATGGATCTTttctatcataataaaatagtgaccTCTCCATTAAACATATCTGACTtcagcgtcggagtgtcttcgcAAGTCAACAACCCATCGGAGTGGATTGCGTTCTCGGAGAGATTAGAGGATCGAAAGAGAGCAGAGtaaggaaggacgaccgacccttGAACACTTTCAAccaaaacattttggcgcccactaTGGGGCCGAACGGCATCCCCACGAAACCACTAGTAACCAAAAGCGCAATCGGTCTCGACATTGCTACTTCGAATCAATACCAGGTTTTGCAACAAGAGTAAAAAGTTTCATAACAATTTTAAAGACATGtattttgttttgagaacttttAGGAAGGTTCAGACCTACGTTCAACATTGTCAAGTTTCAA contains:
- the LOC108341754 gene encoding protein CNGC15c-like — protein: MITEGHGEIALRTTKKSLARGCGLRFQDDPELVKLPTANSGKGIRNNGTRLAEIRGKKGLTETRKFLKARVLSRVFSEDYERVRKKTLLDPRGQTIHRWNKIFLVVCLVSLFVDPLFFYLPLVRDEVCIDIGTALEVFLIMIRSMADVFYMIQILMKFRTAYVAPSSRVFGRGELVIGTTKIATRYLRKGFGLDFIAALPLPQVLIWIVIPNLGGSTMANTKNVLRFIIIFQYLPRLFLIFPLSSQIVKATGVVTETAWAGVVYNLVLYMLASHVSILKLAFP